The genomic interval caggtcctgcacattctttacttttccagcatcttctccaTATCTGACCTTCTTGAGCattagtgaatgtttgcaccttttgtaatagtcgtgtacgagtccctcagttgtcctcagagcgaaaagatggatctcaacatcatacatcatatatcgactgttggaaagggggtcagatatgcagaagatgctggaaaagtaaagaatgtgcgggacctggaggatttttctgaagaacagtgggcagtttaactgttcaggattaacaagggactcatgaacaactctcacaaaacataaaaaaacagtcgtggatcgtccaggtaatgacacacagtattaataatcgagcgtgtgtaaacagTTGAGTAAACTCAggtattattgtgtcttgtggactatacgtaaacatctgttatgtgaaagagCTTATTCAGGGtgggactaaataaaaaaatgaaacaaaatgcacttttaatttttcatccctctttttttaatttttttttaattattagcattttgcagattctgcaaggggtgtgtaaacttatgacctcaactgtatctGGAGCTTAAAGACCACAACTCAGAAAGCTATTTAAAGGTACTTTACAAggtgaaatacacacactaagGGTACAAAGAAGCACAAAGTGGCAGAAGTACGGTGTGTACTTTATTTCTCAGAAGATAAACTTtagagttttattattatagaattTGACTTGTTTCTAGTCAGTTGTTATAAATTTGCAGGTTTTATATCGCACTGAATGCATGGGAATAAACATGCAAGACACacgtgtgtatttttttcttctaaacaaAGTTAAAAgagattggtgtgtgtgtgtgtgtgatgtgactCACCCTGTCCCGGTAGCTCCAGGTCGAGGTCTCGTCTCCACCGCGAGCCCCCGCAGGTGAAGATGACGGCGCGGATGAACTCTCTCCCGCACAGCTTCACTCCGTAGTCCCGCTGCTGCaccgcgcgcgcgcacacgcacaccccGCACAGCAGCACCGGGATCAGCAGCCGGGACATGTCGActcagcacacacacgcgcgcgcacgcacgcacacacacgtatacgCACTCGTTCACACACAGGTACGCGCGTGCAAAGATACCAGGTGAGAGTGTCACCCACCGCCGCTTTATAGGGCCAGGTGACGTCACGGAGCCGGCCAGGCTGTCCTCATAAGCCCCGCCCATCACCTCCTCTCCCACTTTaccacaaacaataaaaaataataacgctGAGATGAACCGTGTACtgggtttatattatatacaaatacagtGCTCTACGCTAATATtgccacccttggtaaatatgagcaaagaaggctgtgaaaatttgtctttattgtttaaccttttgatcttttgtttaaaaaaatcacaaaaatactctgctctcatggatatcaaacaattgcaaacacaacacaggtttatcaaaaaaatatttcttaaatataggtgtgcaacaattattggcaccattttagtcagtactttgtgctagctccctttgctaacagctctgagtcttctcctataaggcctgatgaggttggagaatgcatggcaagggatctgagatcattcctccatacagaatctctccagatgcttcacatttccaggtccacgctggtggactctcctcttcagttccccccacaggttttctatgggtttcaagtcaggggactgggatggccatggccggaccttgattttgtggtcagtaaatcattgtgttgattttgatgcatgtttaagggtgccaatattaatgtaGGGCGCTggctgtagatagatagatagacagacaggtttatgatgttttatttgatgATTCTCAGTAGCACACAGTAGATATTTGACACAACACCGTTTTACAGAGCGTACCAAAAGAGCAGTTTCTaccaatcagtgtgtgtgtgtgtgtgtgtgtgtgtgtgtgtgtgtgtgtgctcacaaatacactcactcacacacacaccagatatcAGAGAGATTCAACACAACAGATGACAGCATCTCCTCCGTCTCTCCTGTGACGTCTTTCACATGGTTTCAGAGTCCCGTCTCTGTTTAACAGCTTGtagactgtttaaaaaaaacagtttggtGTCTGGATAAGATGTTCAAAAAGAAAGGatcatatataattatatatatatatatatatatatatatatatatatatatatatatatatatatatatatatatatataaaataaaataaaaccacaagtGCATATCGACTACATCACACCGTTTAGACCAGACGTTTAGATTTATATCAAATAGCAAAACTGACATTTAAGAAAATACCAAATGTGAGTCGTGTTTTAGCTACTGATTAACAAATTATCTTTGTGTAATataaaaggtgcagtttgtaatatcTCAAGTGTTTCTTgagctttaatatttaatttaataataaaatttcagaaaatgctttaaaaaaaaacgtgattCTCAATATTTTTGCTGTTAAATTTTTCCAGTCTTGAAATTCTAATCAGGTGTGCCTGATCCAAAATGTCAGGCTAAAGACTTTCCAATCAAATATTTATCCGTGATTATTTATGAATTTTCCAACACCTAGCCAGTTGAGCTAATCAATCACTCATGATCGATAGTTAATCTTTTAAATTCTGCTGAATTCAGGATCTCAAAGAACCTTGTCAGAGTACAGAGACATCTCCGTGGTCAAGTTCCCTCCCTCCCTGACTTACTACTGCTGAAAGCATCCCTCATTTCTCCGAGAGAGGAGGGAGGTGGGATTTTGCTCTGCGCACTTTCTCAATGCTCTCAAACGTCGGCGGTCCATGAGGCAAATTCAGCCGATCTGCTTCAGTCACCATGATGCTCTCAGCTTCCTCTGCAATCATAAAACGCATCTCGGGAGTTAATAAAGACTGAGCGCATGAACGCACATTCTAGACAAAAATAAACCCAAAAATAATGAGTAGGTCTGCTCTGATAAAGAGCTCAGGGGTTTGGGGTATTCTTTAATAGTTTACAGTGAAATATGGTGTTATGGAGAGAGATGCGTGACTATGAGAAAACATTCGCCGGCTCTATAATAACAACCTCTAAGAAGAGAAGTGCTAATTGAAGCactgaagaagaaaatgttGGCGTTCATCTACGTTCTTCTTCTATTTTCAAATTATTGAAGGAATTGGGGTGGGGGATCAACAGACAATTTATAGATAATTTCCCATAAAGTCGAGAACAGCGTGACTCAGTGAAGCGGCGGGTAAAAAAACACACGCGTCATCATATCATTGCTAAATACAAACACCGCAAGGGTAGAATATATCTGCCTTTCACAAACTCCAATATCACATGGCCAAACAAGGGCTTTGTcgttgtttattaaaaatcaaacaaaagaacaaagaaataaataatattttaaactaaattaattttgtacaattaatacttaaaaattttttttgcaaaacaatTATCCTGGACATTGAatataaataagaaaacaaataaattaaacaaataattaaataaatatttctatacACTCTTCCtggaaatataaatagataaataactaaatagataaaaagacagacagatcaatagatagacagacagaatgatggacagaacagacagaaagatatagatagatagatagatagatagatagatagatagatagagatctGTAGACAGattattagataaataaatagatagatagaaacagaTGGACAGGGATTGATAAACAGAacgacagacagaaagagatagatagattagatagatagagagacagatcgatagatagatagacagatcaaTAGATATACAGATTGATAGACAGACCAACAGGAagacagatatagatagatagatagatagagacagactgttagatagatagatagatagacagagatagacaaacagacaaacagatagataaagagatagatagatagataacagacaaacagatagatagacagataaagatagacagacagataaacagacatacaaacagatagataaagagatagatagatagacagaattttttttaatatgtatttatttattttgtaggtcgagtattttgacatttttaccaCAACACATCACATTGAACTGCTCTACACCAGAGAGtgaaatattatacatttaataatgGTTTTATGAACCGAGGCTATAACAgtaaacactgcacacacactgcatgtgtGACGAGGAGGCGCTGGGCCTCGCGCCTCGCACTGTAGCTTATTAAAGTCAGGTGATGTATTTTGAAAGCGCGCCTCTTATCTCGACTCTTGTACCCAACCTGGATCAGGACTTTAATTTGATGCCCACGAGGGCACTGAATCCTGCGTCGCATAAATAAGCGCCAACAGTTGTGCTGGTCGCTTTAGTGGAGTGTTTTACAGTGTGCAGTATGTGAAGCCGtcatttctgtgttttctgcTCTGATTTGGTGATTATACTCTGTAAATATCTCTAATTATTATAAACGTTCATCGCTGCTGTATACGATCACGTCAAGTTAATCCACCCAGACTTTACACTCCTTGatctaacacacactgacacacctaTTTGAGGAGTGTGTTAAAACAGTGGCACAGTGCAGTACAGAGCGAGCGGCTTCTGAGACCCTGAATGATCAGTCGATCATGTTTGAAGGAGTTTTCCGGAATCGGTCGATGAACACAGCATCAGCAAGCTCAGACCACTGCGCCTCAGGCGGAGTAACTGATTGATTGGAAAAAGGACACAGGTCAGGGGAGGTCACATCCCTCAGGACACTTCACCTCACACGACCTTTCAGTGACTCAGCGGTTTAAACTTAAACACATTAACTTTTCATAAAATCTCAGAACTGGAGTGTGCTGCATAATAATTTACATTCCTGTTAAAatcatttatatgtaaatgtaattagaaaTTTAGGCTTCTGCGGCCATCAGTCAAGGTaaaggaggagtggcctctgtgtgGTTTCAATCAAggtaaaggaggcatggcctctgtgtgtgtgtcaattaAGGTAAAGGAAGCTTGGCCTGTGCGTGTGTCAATCAAGGTAAAGGAGACGTGGCCTCTGTATGGTTTCAATCAAGGTAGAGGAGGCATGGCCTGTGCGTGTGTCAATCAaggtaaaggaggcgtggcctgtgtatgGTTTCAATCAaagtaaaggaggcatggcctctgtggtTTCAATCTAAgtaaaagaggcgtggcctctgcttGGTTTCAATCAAGGTAAAGGAcgcatggcctctgtgtgtgtgtatatgtgtcaaTTAagttaaaggaggtgtggccttcaGTCAAAATAAAGGAGGTATGGCCTGTGTGTGCTTTCAATCAAggaaaaggaggtgtggcctctgtgtatgtgtgtgtgaatcaagGTAAatgaggtgtggcttctgtgtgtGTCAATCAAggaaaaggaggtgtggcctctgtgtgtgtgtatgtgccaaTCAAggtaaaggaggcatggcctctgtgtgtgtgtgtgtgtgtgtgtgaatcaaggaaaaggaggtgtggcctctgtgtgtcaatcatggtaaaggaggcgtggcctctgtgtgtgtcaatcaaggtaaaggaggcatggcctctgtgtgtgtcaatcaaggtaaaggaggcgtggcctctgtgtgtgtcaatcaaggtaaaggaggtgtggcctctctctgtgtgtcaaTCAaggtaaaggaggcgtggcctatgtgcctGTCAGAACCAGTAAAGGAGGCGGGACCATTGTGACCGTCAGTTCTGCTGAAGATGTGAACTCGTCGGCTGACTTGAACACACCTTAAACAAATCTTTATTATGAAACACTACAATCCTCATAAATTATTCAGGTTATATATTATATCCAGACATAAAAGAGGAAAATATTGTTTTACGACACCTTTTCCGatttccattttattattacGTGTAAAGGTGTTTTGAGCAATATGATAAAggtcaaagagaaaaaaaaacgaagaatCTACAACGGAGGAAGCGTGACAGACTTTACAAGTGCTTTGTGTTCGGTGTTGATTGAATTAATAACACGGTGGTATGGCCTTGAGGGGACTCCCTCCCACCATTAAACTGGTTTAATTCATACTTCATACCTCGCAAGATATAATTTAAAgctaaatatactgtatttcacaGAATTGTCAGAGCACTTAAAGCAGCTTTTTCTGAGAACAGGCTGGTGGTGACACTTGAAGACAGGATTCTCTAATAGGATTAATGCGGCTCCTACGCTAAACCTATAATCACCAATCAATCACACACTTAAAGTAACTTGAGTAACTCCAACCTTCTGAACTAATTAAATGAGTTCAGGAAGGAAGGACGGACCGATATAGAAACTCACGCCGAACTCTGTTACGAGTTCACCGGAGGAACGTCGTACGTATCCGTGATGCGTTTTGTGAAGCTTTATTAATTTTCTCTAGTTTATAAACAAGAAATCGAAGCAGAAATAATTGTGCTCTCACGCTGCTGCTGAAATCAGGGACATTAACGCACCTCTCACGCGGTGGACGTAGGAGCCATACGCCATGTCCATCTGATACACCAGGATGAAGCTGAGCGGCACCAGTGGTGCAAACAGACCGGGTTTCCTCCTCTTTATGGCACTGTGGAGATACACAGTGAACACATCAGCTCCATGTGTGGCGAAAGATCAGTGtatattatttacatcatttattGTGTTGGTTTtactaaataaaaccaaaaaacccAGAGGTTTTGTGTATGTCATATTTGAACtgagaatatttttaaaatatcacttTAAAGCTCATTAGGATTTAAAGTATTAGTATCGATATcggaacataaaaaaaaaaaatcattctacACTATCTAAATTTAACTGTCCTCATCGGGACCTCGACTAATCGATATTCCTGTCCTTCTGTCCATCTTgtccaccaagatataaaaacttGCACACTTTTAAACAGTTTCTGTGATTCTTTAAAGCAGAATAAAGTCAGAACTGGATCAGGGTGTGGTCTCGGCTGAAATACGGAGCACTAATATTGTTGTTGCTtcatcaacaaaaaaacccaacattttAATATCTATTTTAATCTTATTTAACTCTATTAAAAATGTATGCTTTTATACTTAATTTATACGATTTGTTGctttatacagtgcatccggaaagtattcacagcgtttcacttttcccacattttgttatgttctagccttattccaaaatggattaaattcattattttcctcaaaattctacaaataccccataatgacaacgtgaaagaagtttgtttgaaatctttgcaaatttattaaaaataaaaaacaaaaaaaagcacatgtacataagtattcacagtctTTGCCATGAtgctcaaaattgagctcaggtgcatcctgtttccactgatcatccttgagatgtttctacaacttgattggagtccacctgtggtaaattcagttgattggacatgatttggagaggcacacacctgtctatgtaaggtcccacagttaacaatgcatgtcagagcacaaaccaagccatgaagtccaaggaattgtctggagacctccaagacaggattgtgtcgaggca from Ictalurus furcatus strain D&B chromosome 18, Billie_1.0, whole genome shotgun sequence carries:
- the plgrkt gene encoding plasminogen receptor (KT) — encoded protein: MGILVSKVMDQNMKKQQEFMLHNARMQMERQILMQNEMRERQMAMQIAWSREFLKYFGSFFGLAAVGLTAGAIKRRKPGLFAPLVPLSFILVYQMDMAYGSYVHRVREEAESIMVTEADRLNLPHGPPTFESIEKVRRAKSHLPPLSEK